One genomic segment of Chitinophaga sancti includes these proteins:
- a CDS encoding DUF5007 domain-containing protein, with protein MKRLILILLLFISCRKWAPDDLDYLSARAVYNQTVFAPIMGRTTLYSQIFNTDNSSTPIQFKILNVRIKKTGEAVTDLDQTVDALVWKQAYTGYETSLDEINAKRTIEKHTVWEIRPESGDFVLWSATGLRAQPDSGYLFDVEATNSGGKNVYKDMSLMPLSEQPYSPYEYDPVTGLQKATYPNTNDSSIFVLQYNHPGISNITNDDNNLDLKSDSVRVLFHKAGNGHSVTFKFMDKDSLPIDPAQFNLTPWDSLMHGFDIQRTTTGVTYQVAYPIPLMRYKTRFTNGDGSQAYVKFSFTRVGFGNLRETGSMDLSFNIYQEGDWEIIFYFRNNPRFRDE; from the coding sequence ATGAAACGACTGATATTAATATTGTTATTATTCATTTCCTGCCGCAAATGGGCACCAGATGACCTGGATTATCTGAGTGCCAGGGCTGTGTACAATCAGACCGTATTTGCACCTATAATGGGCAGGACCACGTTGTATTCCCAGATCTTCAATACTGACAATTCCAGTACGCCTATCCAGTTTAAAATACTGAACGTACGCATAAAGAAAACCGGGGAGGCAGTTACCGACCTGGATCAGACGGTAGATGCGCTGGTATGGAAGCAAGCCTATACAGGCTATGAGACCTCGCTGGATGAGATCAATGCCAAGCGTACAATAGAAAAACATACTGTATGGGAAATCAGACCTGAATCCGGTGATTTTGTATTGTGGTCAGCGACCGGGTTGCGGGCGCAACCTGATTCAGGTTACCTCTTTGATGTGGAAGCGACGAACTCCGGTGGTAAAAATGTGTATAAGGATATGAGCCTGATGCCCTTAAGTGAACAGCCATATTCACCGTATGAATACGACCCTGTCACTGGTTTACAAAAGGCTACCTATCCCAACACGAATGATTCTTCCATATTCGTATTGCAATACAATCACCCGGGCATCAGCAACATCACCAACGATGATAATAACCTGGACCTGAAATCAGATAGTGTACGTGTATTGTTTCACAAAGCAGGCAATGGTCACAGCGTCACCTTTAAGTTTATGGACAAGGATTCCCTGCCTATAGATCCGGCTCAATTCAACCTCACACCCTGGGATAGCCTGATGCACGGATTTGATATACAGCGCACCACGACAGGTGTGACCTATCAGGTAGCTTATCCCATTCCATTGATGCGGTACAAGACCCGTTTTACCAATGGAGACGGTTCGCAGGCATATGTGAAATTCAGTTTTACAAGAGTGGGCTTTGGCAATTTAAGGGAGACAGGCAGCATGGATCTTTCCTTCAATATCTATCAGGAAGGAGATTGGGAAATTATCTTCTATTTCAGGAACAACCCCCGGTTCAGGGACGAATAA